A genomic stretch from Lathyrus oleraceus cultivar Zhongwan6 chromosome 2, CAAS_Psat_ZW6_1.0, whole genome shotgun sequence includes:
- the LOC127120501 gene encoding ACT domain-containing protein ACR1 isoform X1 — protein sequence METLFHSRVNREIETLTERLHPPRVCIDNNSCKDCTVLKVDSANKYGILLEMVQVLTDLDLVISKSYISSDGGWFMDVFHVTDQAGNKVTDNNLMQKIEKELCDTKAKEDIDDETELESCEELESYYTKLNVSTENTALEMSGMDRPGLLSEISAVLVDMGCNVTSATAWTHNRRAACIIYVEEESKPGPIKDPKRLAHVKEELETVVQARGVNGDRNNVRLRNFATGRTHTERRLHQLMYADRDYEGCCPCHGYNTGEHKRGCDGTHVSISRCEDRGYWVVNVICKDRPKLLFDTVCVLRDMHYVVFHAAISSKKSIANQEYFIRHKMNSLALRTQSEREKLVLCIIAAIERRVSHGLRVDICTQNRMGLLSKATGVIQKNGLSIPRVEIVTRGENVVGTFYVTDPLNIEVNPKIVELLRKECGGSVDMVIDHKCPCGLSRSSSSSSSVVSENNGTVEDKRKFSLGSMLWSHIGKFSSNFSPIKS from the exons ATGGAAACACTTTTTCATTCTCGTGTTAATAGGGAGATTGAAACGCTTACGGAAAGATTACATCCTCCCAG GGTTTGTATAGACAATAATTCTTGCAAAGACTGTACTGTTCTCAAG GTTGATAGTGCAAACAAGTATGGGATATTGTTGGAGATGGTACAGGTGTTGACAGATCTTGATCTAGTCATTTCCAAGTCATACATTTCTTCTGATGGTGGATGGTTTATGGATG TGTTCCACGTCACTGATCAAGCTGGCAATAAGGTCACTGACAATAACCTCATGCAAAAAATCGAGAAG GAACTATGCGACACAAAAGCAAAAGAGGACATAGATGATGAAACAGAACTCGAAAGCTGCGAGGAATTAGAGTCATATTACACAAAACTAAATGTGTCAACCGAGAACACAGCGTTGGAGATGAGTGGGATGGATAGACCGGGTCTGTTATCTGAAATATCAGCTGTGCTAGTGGACATGGGCTGTAATGTCACCTCAGCAACAGCGTGGACCCATAATCGAAGGGCAGCCTGCATAATTTACGTAGAAGAAGAATCCAAACCTGGGCCGATCAAGGACCCTAAGAGGCTGGCCCATGTGAAGGAAGAGCTGGAGACTGTCGTGCAGGCCCGTGGTGTGAATGGAGACAGAAACAATGTGAGGTTGAGAAACTTTGCCACCGGGCGCACACACACCGAACGGAGGCTTCACCAGCTAATGTACGCGGACAGGGATTACGAGGGCTGTTGCCCTTGTCATGGATATAATACAGGAGAGCACAAAAGGGGGTGTGATGGGACTCATGTGTCTATTAGTAGATGCGAGGACAGAGGGTATTGGGTGGTGAATGTGATTTGTAAGGATCGTCCTAAATTGTTGTTCGATACAGTATGTGTTCTAAGGGACATGCATTATGTAGTGTTTCACGCCGCTATTAGTTCCAAGAAATCCATAGCCAATCAG GAGTACTTTATAAGGCACAAGATGAATAGTTTAGCTCTTCGAACACAAAGCGAGAGGGAAAAGCTCGTCTTATGCATTATAGCTGCAATAGAGCGTAGAGTCTCGCAC GGTTTAAGGGTTGACATTTGCACTCAAAATAGAATGGGTTTACTATCGAAAGCAACCGGAGTGATTCAGAAAAATGGATTGTCAATACCAAGAGTTGAGATTGTAACACGAGGAGAGAATGTAGTGGGAACATTCTATGTCACAGATCCTTTAAATATTGAAGTGAATCCAAAAATAGTAGAATTGTTGAGAAAAGAGTGTGGTGGATCCGTCGACATGGTTATTGATCACAAGTGTCCTTGTGGGCTTTCTCGATCATCATCATCGTCCTCGTCAGTAGTGAGTGAAAACAACGGTACCGTAGAGGATAAGCGAAAATTTTCACTTGGAAGCATGTTATGGTCTCATATAGGGAAATTTTCAAGCAATTTCAGCCCTATTAAGTCCTGA
- the LOC127120502 gene encoding coumaroyl-CoA:anthocyanidin 3-O-glucoside-6''-O-coumaroyltransferase 1-like yields MNLEKKTYKNYKILIRKTWNLRVSDSYVNKVRTTLVLSYEQVQNLKKWVTNECKDSHRTQHLSTFVVTSSLIWFCMVKSEHGERKMDQDDCVVVDVDLCNFVILADCRGSSELSLPNEIVLAANGIETKIRDFKSNALLGAEMMMSRYRELSKHGKSVVVVAGSPKHVVYEIDFGWGKPDTQLVRSLFMG; encoded by the coding sequence ATGAACTTGGAAAAAAAAACTTACAAGAACTACAAGATTCTGATTCGAAAAACATGGAATTTGCGGGTATCAGATTCTTATGTTAACAAGGTGCGAACAACTTTGGTTTTGAGCTATGAACAAGttcagaatttgaagaaatgGGTTACTAATGAATGTAAAGACAGTCATAGAACACAACATCTGTCAACTTTTGTTGTAACAAGTTCCTTGATTTGGTTTTGTATGGTAAAATCGGAGCATGGCGAAAGAAAAATGGATCAAGATGattgtgttgttgttgatgttgatcTCTGCAACTTTGTGATTCTTGCAGATTGTCGTGGTAGTAGTGAACTTTCATTACCAAATGAGATTGTTCTTGCTGCAAATGGTATTGAAACCAAGATAAGAGATTTTAAGAGTAATGCTTTATTAGGAGCTGAAATGATGATGTCTCGTTACAGGGAATTATCGAAACATGGTAAGTCTGTTGTAGTGGTTGCAGGATCACCTAAACATGTTGTTTATGAGATTGATTTTGGTTGGGGGAAGCCTGATACACAACTGGTTCGATCTCTCTTTATGGGctaa
- the LOC127120501 gene encoding ACT domain-containing protein ACR1 isoform X2: MVQVLTDLDLVISKSYISSDGGWFMDVFHVTDQAGNKVTDNNLMQKIEKELCDTKAKEDIDDETELESCEELESYYTKLNVSTENTALEMSGMDRPGLLSEISAVLVDMGCNVTSATAWTHNRRAACIIYVEEESKPGPIKDPKRLAHVKEELETVVQARGVNGDRNNVRLRNFATGRTHTERRLHQLMYADRDYEGCCPCHGYNTGEHKRGCDGTHVSISRCEDRGYWVVNVICKDRPKLLFDTVCVLRDMHYVVFHAAISSKKSIANQEYFIRHKMNSLALRTQSEREKLVLCIIAAIERRVSHGLRVDICTQNRMGLLSKATGVIQKNGLSIPRVEIVTRGENVVGTFYVTDPLNIEVNPKIVELLRKECGGSVDMVIDHKCPCGLSRSSSSSSSVVSENNGTVEDKRKFSLGSMLWSHIGKFSSNFSPIKS; this comes from the exons ATGGTACAGGTGTTGACAGATCTTGATCTAGTCATTTCCAAGTCATACATTTCTTCTGATGGTGGATGGTTTATGGATG TGTTCCACGTCACTGATCAAGCTGGCAATAAGGTCACTGACAATAACCTCATGCAAAAAATCGAGAAG GAACTATGCGACACAAAAGCAAAAGAGGACATAGATGATGAAACAGAACTCGAAAGCTGCGAGGAATTAGAGTCATATTACACAAAACTAAATGTGTCAACCGAGAACACAGCGTTGGAGATGAGTGGGATGGATAGACCGGGTCTGTTATCTGAAATATCAGCTGTGCTAGTGGACATGGGCTGTAATGTCACCTCAGCAACAGCGTGGACCCATAATCGAAGGGCAGCCTGCATAATTTACGTAGAAGAAGAATCCAAACCTGGGCCGATCAAGGACCCTAAGAGGCTGGCCCATGTGAAGGAAGAGCTGGAGACTGTCGTGCAGGCCCGTGGTGTGAATGGAGACAGAAACAATGTGAGGTTGAGAAACTTTGCCACCGGGCGCACACACACCGAACGGAGGCTTCACCAGCTAATGTACGCGGACAGGGATTACGAGGGCTGTTGCCCTTGTCATGGATATAATACAGGAGAGCACAAAAGGGGGTGTGATGGGACTCATGTGTCTATTAGTAGATGCGAGGACAGAGGGTATTGGGTGGTGAATGTGATTTGTAAGGATCGTCCTAAATTGTTGTTCGATACAGTATGTGTTCTAAGGGACATGCATTATGTAGTGTTTCACGCCGCTATTAGTTCCAAGAAATCCATAGCCAATCAG GAGTACTTTATAAGGCACAAGATGAATAGTTTAGCTCTTCGAACACAAAGCGAGAGGGAAAAGCTCGTCTTATGCATTATAGCTGCAATAGAGCGTAGAGTCTCGCAC GGTTTAAGGGTTGACATTTGCACTCAAAATAGAATGGGTTTACTATCGAAAGCAACCGGAGTGATTCAGAAAAATGGATTGTCAATACCAAGAGTTGAGATTGTAACACGAGGAGAGAATGTAGTGGGAACATTCTATGTCACAGATCCTTTAAATATTGAAGTGAATCCAAAAATAGTAGAATTGTTGAGAAAAGAGTGTGGTGGATCCGTCGACATGGTTATTGATCACAAGTGTCCTTGTGGGCTTTCTCGATCATCATCATCGTCCTCGTCAGTAGTGAGTGAAAACAACGGTACCGTAGAGGATAAGCGAAAATTTTCACTTGGAAGCATGTTATGGTCTCATATAGGGAAATTTTCAAGCAATTTCAGCCCTATTAAGTCCTGA